One segment of Lachancea thermotolerans CBS 6340 chromosome E complete sequence DNA contains the following:
- a CDS encoding uncharacterized protein (weakly similar to uniprot|Q12407 Saccharomyces cerevisiae YDL199C Hypothetical ORF), whose amino-acid sequence MAQRERSVSPKSRGKSPPEIHAANASAQSFTEQHRGASLTSLPRKKPEMYHYDVGGGAQAAAQAGAATAGAGMLYQDSKASVQAGAGPSAGPGDAAHAQAVPPGYNQHLQVKDSYLTGRALLYFTSVFVSLGVFLFGYDQGVMSGIITGPLFKLYFDDPSRAAIGNMVSILEVGALVSSLMVGRLGEKWGRRRTIRYGSFVFILGGLIQTSATRMLHLIIGRVISGLGVGLLSTIVPIYQSEISPPHNRGKLACIEFTGNIVGYCSSVWVDYGCSYINNNAAWRLPLFIQCVMGLGLFMGTFVIVETPRWLLNHDHDVEGLIVIADLHSDGDVQDRRAHDEFQAIKETVLISRLEGEKKSYSYVFKRYRTRMLIAMSSQMFAQLNGINVISYYAPMVFEQAGWVGRDAILMTGVNGIIYVLSTVLPWHLVDRWGRKPILLMGGMVMGLSLVSISAALYVNIASTPTLVVVFVIVFNAFFGFSWGPIPWLYPVEIAPLSARSAMASASTATNWLCNWLVGIMTPILQEKIKWRLYLIHAASCFLSFWCVLRVYPETAGLRLEDMSSVFDDRSSTFSFHGSITGVDVDAGSRSATTAPANPSLARKPVAAQPSLLDSVHSGVAPPHPVAGQPDLAQNPFVSHSSGQSVGSKRSIASANMLSADALEPPTLGQVLDFKREQIDSRNFKGLMRRGSETVSLIYDKVKRLGKPNDASGEYGTLPDNERPAPAAPPCGN is encoded by the coding sequence ATGGCACAGCGCGAAAGAAGCGTCAGTCCCAAGTCTAGGGGCAAGTCCCCTCCCGAGATCCACGCTGCCAACGCCAGTGCGCAATCGTTCACCGAGCAGCACCGCGGGGCCAGCCTGACGTCGCTGCCTCGCAAGAAGCCCGAGATGTACCACTACGATgtcggcggcggcgcgcaGGCCGCTGCGCAGGCCGGCGCGGCCAcggccggcgccggcaTGCTGTACCAGGACAGCAAGGCGTCCGTACAGGCCGGCGCGGGGCCCAGCGCGGGGCCTGGCGACGCCGCGCACGCGCAGGCGGTGCCTCCCGGCTACAACCAGCACCTCCAGGTCAAGGACTCGTACCTCACGGGCCGGGCGCTGCTGTACTTCACGTCCGTGTTCGTGTCTCTGGGCGTGTTCCTCTTTGGCTACGACCAGGGCGTGATGTCGGGCATAATCACGGGCCcgctcttcaagctctacTTCGACGACCCCTCGCGCGCGGCCATCGGCAACATGGTGTCGATCCTAGAGGTCGGCGCGCTCGTCAGCTCGCTCATGGTGGGCCGGCTCGGCGAGAAGTGGGGCCGCCGGCGCACGATCCGCTACGGCTCGTTCGTGTTCATCCTCGGCGGCCTCATCCAGACCTCCGCCACGCGCATGCTCCACCTCATCATCGGCCGCGTTATCAGCGGTCTCGGCGTGGGCCTGCTCAGTACCATCGTGCCCATCTACCAGTCCGAGATCTCGCCTCCGCACAATCGGGGCAAGCTGGCCTGCATCGAGTTCACGGGCAACATCGTCGGCTACTGCTCCAGTGTGTGGGTTGACTACGGCTGCTCCtacatcaacaacaacgcCGCCTGGCGCCTGCCCCTCTTCATCCAGTGCGTCATGGGTCTCGGCCTCTTCATGGGCACCTTCGTCATCGTCGAGACCCCGCGCTGGCTGCTGAACCACGACCACGATGTCGAGGGCCTCATTGTCATCGCCGACCTCCACAGCGACGGCGACGTCCAGGACCGCCGCGCCCACGACGAGTTCCAGGCCATCAAGGAGACCGTACTTATCTCCCGTCTCGAGGGCGAAAAAAAGTCCTACTCCTACGTCTTCAAGCGCTACCGCACCCGGATGCTCATCGCCATGAGCTCCCAGATGTTCGCCCAGCTCAACGGTATCAACGTCATCTCCTACTACGCTCCCATGGTGTTCGAGCAGGCCGGCTGGGTCGGCAGAGACGCGATTCTCATGACCGGCGTCAACGGCATCATCTACGTCCTCTCCACCGTGCTGCCCTGGCACCTGGTCGACCGGTGGGGTCGGAAGCCCATCCTGCTCATGGGCGGCATGGTCATGGGCCTCTCTCTCGTCTCCATCTCCGCCGCGCTCTACGTCAACATCGCGTCCACTCCGACCCTTGTTGTGGTCTTTGTCATTGTCTTCAACGCTTTCTTCGGCTTCAGTTGGGGTCCTATCCCATGGCTCTACCCCGTTGAAATCGCCCCGCTCTCTGCGAGGTCTGCTATGGCCTCTGCCTCCACCGCGACTAACTGGCTCTGCAACTGGCTCGTGGGCATCATGACGCCCATTTTGCAGGAAAAGATCAAATGGAGACTCTATCTCATCCACGCCGCCTCCTGCTTCCTTTCCTTCTGGTGCGTGCTGCGGGTTTATCCGGAAACAGCTGGTCTGCGTCTGGAGGACATGAGCTCGGTGTTCGACGACAGGTCTTCCACTTTCAGTTTCCACGGCTCTATCACGGGTGTCGACGTCGACGCTGGCTCCCGCTCCGCTACTACTGCGCCTGCGAACCCATCCCTCGCTCGGAAGCCCGTCGCGGCCCAGCCCTCCTTGCTAGACAGCGTCCACTCTGGAGTTGCTCCGCCACACCCCGTTGCAGGCCAGCCCGATCTGGCTCAAAACCCGTTCGTTTCGCACAGCAGCGGTCAGAGCGTGGGGTCCAAACGCAGTATTGCTAGCGCCAATATGCTCTCCGCCGACGCTCTTGAGCCCCCCACCCTGGGCCAAGTACTCGATTTCAAGAGGGAGCAGATTGATAGCCGCAACTTCAAAGGCCTCATGAGGCGGGGTTCCGAGACGGTCAGCCTCATCTACGACAAGGTCAAGCGTCTCGGCAAGCCCAACGATGCTAGCGGTGAGTACGGAACCTTGCCGGACAATGAGAGACCTGCGCCCGCAGCTCCGCCCTGCGGCAACTGA
- the PCF11 gene encoding Pcf11p (some similarities with uniprot|P39081 Saccharomyces cerevisiae YDR228C PCF11 mRNA 3' end processing factor essential component of cleavage and polyadenylation factor IA (CF IA) involved in pre-mRNA 3' end processing and in transcription termination binds C- terminal domain of largest subunit of RNA pol II (Rpo21p)) codes for MECDKIAKDFASILDELTCNSKPIISTLTKMAEENIGCAQQMVDAIERRIERCVPNQKLYAFYVLDSICKNAGSPYTIYFSRNLAQLYKRTYLIVDNQTRSDLIKMFKTWLMPSSSSMGDHLFGKEALDAIERFLVKASALHQKHVAAPTVPGLLREIDKLSLLTRERAAQNPHDAKLKTKVVVLQQLKQELQREKMPPQALQQVQMQLRQIFAQEQQVLQQQHQQQQLQHQHQQQRLPRKALSTPPPQAPGATPAPRESEPVSLFGTPSLSSSFFPNASNIQPPTSEPSQKASKVQALYDTLRAEGLVKPVPQQSVVTLDRILSQNHKESAQTTLPPLNLLKDILGDVQSHFSTVGVDILNTPNLQLCQQTVIQDNPTVMQLRHLLYRYKPNKCSTCGKRFGSSEEEKKQERDHLDWHFRINKRIKGTAGANGATAKNIQSRNWYLDDTQWQRFNDEEIVSTTRSETDSVTLANLDASTASSSFSTSKFDAKSAPEKTEADLAKKYVTVPETHEDMSFQCPICREVQSAVYNDDIGEWIWPNCIQSQGKYFHSTCFHEAVEETPQQALNQGLERLKGLAG; via the coding sequence ATGGAGTGCGACAAGATAGCCAAGGACTTCGCCAGCATCCTGGACGAGCTGACGTGCAACTCCAAGCCCATCATCAGCACGCTCACCAAGATGGCCGAGGAGAACATCGGATGCGCGCAGCAGATGGTCGACGCGATCGAGCGGCGCATCGAGCGCTGCGTGCCCAACCAGAAGCTGTACGCGTTCTACGTGCTCGACTCCATCTGTAAGAACGCGGGCTCGCCCTACACCATCTACTTCTCGCGCAACCTCGCCCAGCTGTACAAGCGCACGTATCTCATCGTCGACAACCAGACGCGCTCGGACCTCATCAAGATGTTCAAGACGTGGCTGATGCCCAGCAGTAGCTCCATGGGCGACCACCTGTTCGGCAAGGAGGCGCTGGACGCCATTGAGCGCTTTCTGGTCAAGGCCAGCGCGCTCCATCAGAAACACGTCGCCGCGCCGACCGTGCCCGGACTGCTGCGCGAGATCGACAAGCTCAGCCTGCTGACCCGCGAGCGCGCCGCCCAGAATCCGCATGACGCCAAGCTCAAGACAAAGGTCGTCgtgctgcagcagctcaagCAGGAGCTGCAGCGCGAGAAGATGCCGCCGCAGGCGCTCCAGCAGGTCCAGATGCAACTCCGCCAGATCTTCGCCCAGGAACAGCAAGTTTTgcaacaacagcaccaacaacagcaactgcagcaccagcaccaacagcagcgcctACCCAGGAAGGCCCTAAGCACGCCCCCGCCGCAGGCGCCGGGCGCTACGCCCGCCCCCAGGGAATCTGAGCCCGTGTCCCTCTTCGGCACCCCGTCGCTATCGTCCTCGTTCTTCCCAAACGCCTCCAACATCCAACCGCCGACCTCCGAGCCCTCCCAAAAGGCTTCCAAGGTCCAAGCTCTTTACGACACGCTGCGCGCCGAGGGCCTGGTCAAGCCTGTTCCACAGCAGTCCGTTGTTACCTTAGACCGCATCCTCTCCCAAAACCACAAGGAGAGCGCACAAACCACCTTGCCACCTCTGAATCTCCTGAAGGACATTCTGGGGGACGTGCAGTCCCATTTTTCCACCGTGGGCGTCGACATCCTCAACACCCCAAACCTGCAACTGTGTCAGCAAACCGTCATCCAGGACAATCCCACCGTAATGCAGCTCAGACACCTGCTTTACCGCTACAAGCCTAATAAGTGCAGCACCTGTGGCAAGAGGTTCGGCTCgtccgaggaagaaaaaaagcagGAGCGAGACCATCTGGATTGGCACTTCAGAATCAACAAGAGGATCAAGGGCACGGCAGGCGCAAACGGCGCCACTGCCAAAAACATACAGTCCAGAAACTGGTACCTGGACGATACTCAATGGCAGCGCTTCAACGACGAGGAGATTGTTTCGACTACGAGATCAGAGACCGACTCCGTCACGTTGGCAAACCTGGATGCCAGCACTGCTTCCTCGTCCTTCAGCACCTCGAAGTTCGATGCAAAATCTGCCCCGGAGAAGACAGAGGCAGATCTCGCAAAGAAATATGTCACTGTGCCGGAAACGCACGAGGACATGTCCTTTCAGTGCCCGATTTGCAGAGAAGTCCAATCTGCTGTTTACAACGACGATATTGGGGAGTGGATCTGGCCCAACTGCATCCAATCCCAGGGGAAGTACTTCCACTCTACGTGCTTCCATGAAGCTGTGGAAGAGACTCCGCAACAAGCTCTTAATCAGGGCTTGGAACGCTTGAAAGGCTTGGCTGGATAA
- a CDS encoding KLTH0E10384p (no similarity) produces the protein MRKTFNEDECACPPPRASHASRCYRRLPVRTHFVTYAHRRWTHRNCVTCSEGPRARRCTRKDAGLSAALLTTQLPLGATPATRSAAGANGADAGAGTGEASSTGADVLVFLRCLQQALEGPGRLYIIFPDLPKQMESRWKVDGRKEKRATGGTRADGAAAARVEPSPSYRRDASSSVATGRRSGDAMEGKLKPRQTGGQRLGARRETEVQGCGGEQQVTRKSRAQARAGRGRISARGEARAAGRRGVRPRPRDAHVTGECHMTSHMTATIT, from the coding sequence ATGCGAAAAACGTTTAACGAAGACGAGTGCGCCTGTCCACCGCCACGGGCTTCGCACGCATCTCGTTGTTATCGGCGCCTGCCCGTCCGCACTCACTTTGTGACTTATGCCCACCGACGCTGGACGCACCGAAATTGCGTCACCTGCAGCGAGGGCCCGCGCGCCCGCCGTTGCACGCGTAAAGACGCAGGCCTTAGTGCTGCTCTGCTGACGACGCAATTGCCACTTGGAGCAACGCCAGCGACGCGCAGCGCTGCTGGGGCCAACGGCGCGGACGCAGGCGCGGGCACGGGCGAGGCCTCGAGCACGGGCGCTGACGTGCTGGTTTTTCTCCGGTGCCTGCAACAGGCACTCGAAGGCCCCGGGCGTCTTTATATAATTTTTCCGGACTTACCGAAGCAGATGGAAAGTCGATGGAAAGTCGatggaaggaaagaaaaaagagcgACGGGCGGGACGCGCGCAGACGGCGCCGCGGCGGCTCGCGTGGAACCGAGCCCGTCGTATAGGCGCGACGCTTCCTCGAGCGTTGCGACTGGGAGACGTAGCGGGGACGCAATGGAAGGAAAGCTTAAGCCGAGGCAGACGGGCGGGCAGAGATTGGGAGCAAGGAGGGAAACGGAGGTACAGGGCTGCGGCGGTGAGCAGCAGGTGACGCGGAAGTCGCGGGCGCAGGCACGCGCGGGGAGGGGGCGGATTAGCGCACGTGGCGAGGCGCGGGCCGCGGGGCGCCGCGGAGTGCGACCAAGACCACGTGACGCGCACGTGACGGGGGAGTGTCACATGACGAGTCACATGACAGCCACGATCACATGA
- the MRPL11 gene encoding mitochondrial 54S ribosomal protein uL10m (similar to uniprot|P36521 Saccharomyces cerevisiae YDL202W MRPL11 Mitochondrial ribosomal protein of the large subunit) yields MLTQSLGLFPRIPSSSLLSRGLRFASTEARITVKPLNSRKTLLMDTYKELMEKNPVVLFAHHNNLVKQEDAFFRSQIKELGGQMTVLRNQLFQVYLRNAHLPDPCAPTPKAEQNRTHPLLPLFKGPTAAITFPETEPAKVAKLLKLLEKSSEKLFVVGAKVDGGILDVPQLHQFKTLSSKPELQSQLLGLLHLLSGAGLVKTLEAGSHSLYLTLQSHHNNIDPENKKSD; encoded by the coding sequence ATGTTGACGCAGTCATTGGGACTTTTCCCCCGGATTCCCTCCAGCAGCTTGCTGTCGCGTGGTTTGAGATTCGCCTCTACGGAGGCCAGGATCACCGTGAAACCTCTGAACTCGCGCAAAACGCTTCTGATGGACACCTACAAAGAATTGATGGAGAAGAACCCAGTGGTCCTGTTCGCCCACCACAACAATCTGGTGAAACAGGAGGATGCCTTTTTCCGCTCCCAAATTAAAGAGCTCGGCGGCCAGATGACTGTGCTGCGGAACCAGCTCTTCCAGGTGTACCTGCGGAACGCGCACCTGCCAGACCCCTGTGCGCCGACGCCAAAAGCTGAACAGAACAGGACGCATCCTTTGCTGCCGCTTTTCAAGGGTCCAACGGCAGCTATCACATTCCCAGAGACCGAGCCGGCGAAGGTCGCcaagcttctgaagctgctggaaaAGAGCTCCGAAAAACTGTTTGTCGTAGGGGCTAAGGTCGACGGCGGCATTCTTGACGTGCCCCAGCTTCACCAGTTCAAGACGCTTTCCTCCAAACCGGAGCTGCAATCGCAGCTGCTCGGACTTCTGCACTTGCTGAGCGGTGCTGGCCTTGTGAAGACCCTGGAGGCAGGCTCCCACTCACTGTATCTAACGCTGCAGTCGCACCACAACAACATCGACCcggaaaacaaaaaatcCGACTAG
- the GGC1 gene encoding Ggc1p (highly similar to uniprot|P38988 Saccharomyces cerevisiae YDL198C GGC1 Mitochondrial GTP/GDP transporter essential for mitochondrial genome maintenance has a role in mitochondrial iron transport member of the mitochondrial carrier family (putative) mitochondrial carrier protein), producing the protein MARVDPAGGERTKQGSSTEQRPPHSREQQARMSNDKKQSGTARVLGSASAGILEIGVFHPVDTVSKRLMSNHSRIASAAQLNAVVFREHAGEALGKRLFTLFPGLGYAATYKILQRVYKYGGQPFANEFLNRNFKADFDAAFGEKTGKALRSATAGSLIGIGEIVLLPLDVLKIKRQTNPEAFKGRGFLRILRDEGLGLYRGWGWTAARNAPGSFALFGGNAFAKEYILGLKDYSSATWSQNFVSSIVGASASLIVSAPLDVIKTRIQNRNFDNPESGFRIVRNTLKNEGATAFFKGLTPKLLTTGPKLVFSFALAQSLIPAFDKLLAQ; encoded by the coding sequence ATGGCGCGCGTGGACCCCGCAGGCGGTGAGCGTACCAAACAAGGTTCGAGCACAGAGCAGAGACCACCTCACAGCAGAGAGCAGCAAGCGCGTATGTCCAACGACAAGAAGCAATCAGGCACGGCACGCGTGCTAGGGTCGGCGTCCGCCGGGATCCTGGAGATCGGGGTGTTCCACCCAGTCGACACGGTGTCGAAGCGGCTGATGTCGAACCACAGCCGGATCGCGTCGGCCGCGCAGCTGAACGCGGTGGTGTTCCGTGAGCACGCAGGCGAGGCGCTGGGCAAGCGTCTGTTCACGCTGTTCCCCGGGCTGGGGTACGCGGCGACGTACAAGATCCTGCAGCGGGTGTACAAGTACGGCGGGCAGCCGTTCGCCAACGAGTTCCTGAACCGCAACTTCAAGGCGGACTTCGACGCGGCGTTCGGCGAGAAGACGGGTAAGGCGCTGCGGTCCGCGACCGCGGGGTCGCTGATCGGGATCGGTGAGATCgtgctgctgccgctggaCGTGCTGAAGATCAAGCGCCAGACCAATCCGGAGGCGTTCAAGGGCCGCGGTTTCTTGCGGATCCTGCGCGACGAGGGCCTGGGCCTGTACCGTGGCTGGGGGTGGACCGCGGCGCGTAACGCGCCCGGGTCGTTCGCGCTGTTCGGTGGTAACGCGTTCGCCAAGGAGTACATCCTGGGGCTGAAGGACTACTCGTCCGCGACCTGGTCGCAGAACTTCGTGTCGTCCATTGTGGGTGCGAGTGCGTCGCTGATCGTGTCCGCGCCGCTGGACGTGATCAAGACCCGTATCCAGAACCGTAACTTCGACAACCCGGAGAGCGGCTTCCGCATCGTGCGCAATACGCTGAAGAACGAGGGCGCGACCGCGTTCTTCAAGGGCCTGACACCCAAGCTGCTGACGACGGGCCCCAAGCTGGTGTTTTCGTTCGCCCTGGCGCAGTCCCTGATCCCTGCCttcgacaagctgctggcgcAGTAG
- the TRM8 gene encoding tRNA (guanine46-N7)-methyltransferase (highly similar to uniprot|Q12009 Saccharomyces cerevisiae YDL201W TRM8 Subunit of a tRNA methyltransferase complex composed of Trm8p and Trm82p that catalyzes 7-methylguanosine modification of tRNA), with the protein MKAGMSLDDPSSKRQAYRLKKEENRKELKHVKIDAKASSEKMDLPRKRFYRQRAHSNPFSDHQLEYPLSPDEMDWDRLYPHFVDEATGAMTKEVTIADIGCGFGGLLIDLSPAFADKLILGMEIRVQVTNYVEDRIIALRTNHAETNAYQNINVLRANSMKFLPNFFHKAQLEKMFFCFPDPHFKQRKHKARIITNTLLSEYAYVLKEGGVVYTITDVLDLHEWMVKHLEEHPLFERLSTEWEDQDECVEIMRNATEEGKKVERKKGAKYVACFTRLPTPEIV; encoded by the coding sequence ATGAAAGCTGGTATGAGTCTTGATGACCCCTCAAGCAAGAGGCAGGCTTACCGTctgaaaaaagaggaaaacCGTAAGGAATTGAAGCATGTGAAGATCGATGCCAAAGCCAGTTCGGAGAAGATGGACCTGCCAAGGAAGAGATTTTACCGCCAAAGAGCGCATTCGAACCCGTTCTCGGATCACCAGTTGGAGTACCCGTTGAGTCCCGATGAGATGGACTGGGACAGGCTATACCCCCACTTCGTGGATGAGGCCACCGGAGCGATGACCAAAGAGGTGACGATCGCCGACATCGGGTGCGGGTTTGGTGGTCTTCTCATCGATCTGTCGCCAGCATTTGCCGACAAGCTGATCCTGGGGATGGAAATCCGTGTGCAGGTCACCAACTATGTGGAAGACAGAATCATCGCTCTGCGAACGAACCATGCGGAAACAAACGCGTACCAGAACATCAATGTGCTGAGAGCGAATTCCATGAAGTTTCTTCCTAACTTTTTCCACAAGGCGCAGCTGGAGAAGATgttcttctgcttcccgGACCCACACTTCAAGCAGAGAAAACACAAGGCCAGAATTATCACCAATACTCTGCTTTCGGAGTACGCATACGTGCTGAAGGAGGGCGGCGTGGTTTACACAATCACTGACGTGCTTGATCTGCACGAGTGGATGGTTAAGCACCTCGAGGAGCAtccgctttttgaaaggctGTCAACTGAGTGGGAAGACCAGGACGAATGTGTTGAGATTATGAGGAACGCGACCGAAGAGGGCAAGAAGGTTGAGAGGAAAAAGGGCGCCAAGTATGTGGCATGCTTCACCAGGCTGCCCACCCCGGAGATTGTATAA
- the IVY1 gene encoding Ivy1p (similar to uniprot|Q04934 Saccharomyces cerevisiae YDR229W IVY1 Phospholipid-binding protein that interacts with both Ypt7p and Vps33p may partially counteract the action of Vps33p and vice versa localizes to the rim of the vacuole as cells approach stationary phase), which yields MARAARNTHPQSPPASTYSSVMADQSSTIDNSQGSSDRYAPHLSEFYSMVNEPRKKKNASGPSSQGASENVLESPIRSTANSSIFRIRRPSSLRSGFSSMTDLQPLVTSRDMTQTVDTMQQLLANVESYAQELVATSQRASMLALSLEQMARLKGCNDETADKFLSSSGLFHLIANHQRIMSDCMTSSMVETLANRIDEFQFKRRVREARFKKEFYDEAKKLKLQEKYNLQFSKRKTRNLLSYRENLANLQLQLDELESLKHRYYQDSSEMVEECCNDVLRDMATVSRAQVEISENIARKGWSGGGLDDLMIDADDPFSKEGQNDDVDAEGESNMLNSPFSHVNSRTATPRAEPLTSTPTRGEEDAGSATSVPSAQSSTQETCENSFSLPGPQVRHSESKQENENTDTEDTDAPGIGKKLLDGLQDFKLENGSTPSLVG from the coding sequence ATGGCGCGCGCAGCTCGCAATACACATCCTCAATCTCCACCAGCCTCCACATACTCTTCTGTCATGGCAGACCAATCCTCAACCATAGACAATTCACAGGGCTCCTCCGACAGATACGCCCCTCATCTGTCCGAATTCTATTCGATGGTCAACGAACCTcgcaagaaaaagaacgcTTCTGGACCTTCGTCCCAGGGCGCATCGGAGAACGTCTTAGAGTCGCCGATAAGATCTACTGCAAACTCTAGTATCTTCAGAATACGCCGCCCCTCTTCGCTGCGTTCAGGATTCAGCTCCATGACAGATCTACAGCCCTTAGTCACCAGCAGAGACATGACACAGACTGTGGACACAATGCAACAGCTGCTCGCAAACGTCGAGAGCTACGCCCAGGAGCTAGTGGCTACTTCCCAGAGGGCCAGCATGCTCGCACTGTCCCTGGAGCAGATGGCGCGTCTTAAGGGTTGTAACGACGAGACCGCggacaagttcttgagctccAGTGGTCTTTTCCATTTGATAGCGAACCACCAGCGGATTATGTCGGACTGCATGACCTCTTCAATGGTGGAGACACTTGCAAACAGGATCGACGAATTCCAGTTCAAGCGGAGAGTGCGAGAGGCCcgcttcaagaaggagtTCTACGACGAGgcaaaaaagctcaagttGCAGGAGAAATACAACCTTCAGTTCTCCAAGCGCAAGACCCGGAACTTGCTGTCCTACCGTGAAAACTTGGCTAACCTCCAACTACAGctggatgaacttgaaTCGCTAAAACACCGGTATTACCAGGACTCTAGCGAGATGGTAGAGGAATGCTGCAATGATGTTCTCAGAGACATGGCGACCGTATCGCGAGCGCAGGTCGAGATAAGTGAGAACATCGCGCGCAAAGGGTGGTCTGGCGGCGGACTAGACGATCTAATGATTGATGCTGATGACCCGTTCAGCAAAGAGGGCCAGAATGACGACGTGGACGCAGAGGGCGAAAGCAACATGCTCAATTCCCCGTTCTCGCATGTGAATAGCCGGACCGCAACCCCACGAGCTGAGCCACTGACGTCCACGCCCACGCGGGGCGAAGAGGATGCAGGGTCCGCCACAAGCGTTCCAAGCGCTCAAAGCTCCACCCAAGAGACGTGCGAAAACTCGTTCTCATTGCCTGGGCCGCAGGTTCGGCATTCAGAGAGCAAGCAAGAAAACGAAAACACAGATACAGAGGACACAGACGCGCCAGGTATAGGCAAGAAACTACTCGACGGCTTGCAGGACTTCAAGTTGGAGAACGGTAGTACACCAAGCCTAGTCGGTTAG
- a CDS encoding KLTH0E10362p (conserved hypothetical protein), with protein MSRPPSAAMERRYSADARLDGDGDGCDALGGACAPPPAPPPAGASASVGAGLVAASAPPVVGYEPVPVRALYSTPAHSYQVLAGHVPSHMPGHMPGQPQGHIHSQSLHQFGAAASPASSASPGSVRRVGRRFWQPSEDIVLLDTVLAHRYEVPISPNVRHFWDSVSRQLFQEHALQRNTRQCRDRFNLLYARGVRNAACNVEPENARDALILKVARVFHATDQGHYRMSPGADTSTDTSMGPSAGILTAPAGATPQAGNSMDWNYMANSVSSLVASTRSLAAEVRDLSERFTQLSQQVRYIQVRLACAPERSATGQFGAPDLPYDSQFHNPPAYPPPGGRE; from the coding sequence ATGAGCCGACCGCCCTCGGCCGCCATGGAGCGGCGCTACAGCGCCGACGCGCGCCTGGACGGGGACGGAGACGGGTGCGACGCGCTGGGCGgcgcgtgcgcgccgccgccagcgccgccgcccgcgggcgcgagcgcgagcgtGGGAGCCGGGCTGGTCGCGGCGTCCGCGCCGCCGGTTGTGGGCTACGAGCCGGTGCCGGTGCGTGCGCTGTACTCAACGCCCGCCCACAGCTACCAGGTCCTCGCGGGCCACGTACCAAGCCACATGCCAGGCCACATGCCGGGCCAGCCACAAGGTCACATTCATAGCCAGTCGCTTCACCAGTTTGGTGCAGCCGCGTCGCCCGCGTCAAGCGCGAGCCCGGGCAGCGTCCGTCGCGTCGGCCGCCGCTTCTGGCAGCCCTCCGAGGACATCGTCCTGCTGGACACCGTGTTGGCGCACCGCTACGAGGTTCCCATCTCGCCCAACGTGCGCCACTTTTGGGACTCCGTCAGCCGGCAGCTGTTCCAGGAGCACGCGCTGCAGCGCAACACGCGGCAGTGCCGCGACCGGTTCAACCTGCTGTACGCGCGCGGCGTTCGCAACGCGGCGTGCAACGTGGAGCCCGAGAACGCGCGCGACGCGCTGATTCTCAAGGTCGCGCGCGTGTTCCACGCCACGGACCAGGGACACTACCGCATGAGCCCCGGCGCGGACACCAGCACGGACACGAGTATGGGCCCCAGCGCCGGCATCCTCACCGCGCCGGCAGGCGCGACGCCACAGGCTGGCAACAGCATGGACTGGAACTACATGGCGAACTCGGTCTCGTCGCTGGTCGCCAGCACCCGGAGCCTGGCCGCGGAGGTGCGGGACCTCTCCGAGAGGTTTACGCAGCTGTCGCAACAGGTCAGGTACATCCAGGTGCGCCTGGCGTGCGCGCCTGAGCGCTCTGCGACGGGCCAGTTTGGCGCCCCGGACCTGCCGTACGACTCGCAGTTCCACAACCCTCCTGCATACCCGCCTCCCGGCGGGCGCGAGTGA